DNA from Halofilum ochraceum:
ACCCGCGCTCGATCTGCTCGACAGCGCCCTGGACGAACTCGCCGCCACCCGCGCGGAGGAGGGGCGTCGCCTCAAGTCGCTGCTGCTCGACCGCTGCGAACGCGTGAGCGAACTGGTCGCCGAGGAACGCCGGCACGCCAACCGCGTGAGCGAGCGCCTGCGCGAGCGGCTGCTGGAGCGCCTGCGCTCATTGGAAGTCGACGTCGACGAAGGCCGTATGGAGCAGGAACTCGCGTATCAGTTGCAGAAGCTCGATGTCAGCGAAGAACTGGATCGTCTCGATACCCACATCGACGCGATCCGCGATGCGCTCGACAGCGAGGAACCGGTCGGCCGGCGACTGGATTTCCTGATGCAGGAACTCAACCGCGAGGCCAATACGCTGGGCTCCAAGTCCGCCGACGCCGAACGTTCGCAGGCGAGTGTTGAGTTGAAGGTGCTGATCGAGCAGATGCGGGAACAGGTGCAGAACCTGGAGTAATTCTGTCTCCGTTGTCATCGATGCGCGCGTTCGCCTTCGGCGAAAACGCGCCTACGTCTGACGTGCACACCGTGAAT
Protein-coding regions in this window:
- a CDS encoding YicC/YloC family endoribonuclease — its product is MPASMTAYAVRETSTEAGTFTWELRAVNHRYLDVQPRLPDTLRALEPEVRERVGGAVGRGRVECMLRFTPADRADSIEVDEALVSALVGACHTIDAHITNPDRLYSLDLLRYPGVVRSPEPDREALREPALDLLDSALDELAATRAEEGRRLKSLLLDRCERVSELVAEERRHANRVSERLRERLLERLRSLEVDVDEGRMEQELAYQLQKLDVSEELDRLDTHIDAIRDALDSEEPVGRRLDFLMQELNREANTLGSKSADAERSQASVELKVLIEQMREQVQNLE